A genomic segment from Thamnophis elegans isolate rThaEle1 chromosome 3, rThaEle1.pri, whole genome shotgun sequence encodes:
- the LOC116505588 gene encoding transmembrane emp24 domain-containing protein 7-like translates to MLLRRWRGPGACGGWLAAGLLLLLQLSGSVRASEITFELPDNAKQCFYEEIVQGTKCTLEFQVITGGHYDVDCRLEDPDGIVLYKEMKKQYDSFTFTASRNGTYKFCFSNEFSTFTHKTVYFDFQVGDDPPLFPSENRVTALTQMESACVSIHEALKSVIDYQTHFRLREAQGRSRAEDLNTRVAYWSIGEAIILLVVSIGQVLLLKSFFSDKRTTSTRVGS, encoded by the exons ATGTTGCTGCGGCGCTGGCGAGGCCCTGGTGCCTGTGGAGGCTGGTTGGCGGCGGGGCTGCTGCTCTTGCTGCAGCTCAGCGGGTCGGTCCGCGCCTCGGAGATCACCTTCGAATTGCCCGATAATGCCAAGCAGTGCTTCTATGAGGAGATCGTGCAGGGCACCAAATGTACCTTGGAATTTCAG GTAATTACTGGAGGACACTATGATGTTGATTGTCGCTTAGAAGACCCAGATGGGATTGTGCTATataaagaaatgaagaaacagtATGATAGTTTTACTTTTACCGCATCTAGAAATGGAACATACAAGTTTTGTTTCAGCAATGAGTTTTCAACTTTCACACACAAAACAGTTTACTTTGACTTTCAAGTTGGAGATGACCCACCTCTCTTTCCTAGTGAAAACAGAGTCACTGCACTCACTCAG ATGGAGTCCGCATGTGTTTCAATTCATGAGGCTCTAAAGTCTGTCATTGATTATCAGACACATTTTCGACTGAGGGAAGCACAAGGCCGTAGCAGAGCAGAAGACTTAAACACGCGGGTGGCTTATTGGTCAATAGGCGAAGCCATCATTCTACTTGTAGTTAGCATTGGGCAGGTATTACTTCTCAAAAGCTTCTTTTCTGACAAAAGAACCACTTCAACTCGTGTTGGATCATAA